A part of Ziziphus jujuba cultivar Dongzao chromosome 8, ASM3175591v1 genomic DNA contains:
- the LOC107413483 gene encoding very-long-chain enoyl-CoA reductase: MKVTVVSRSGKEVIKGGLELNDSATVADLQEAIYRRTKKFYPARQRLTLPIQPGSKERPTVLQYKKSLKDYSGGNSDNLTVVFKDLGPQVSYRTLFFFEYLGPLILYPVFYFFPVYQYFGYKGERIIHPVQTYALFYWCFHYFKRIMETFFVHRFSHATSPLSNVFRNCAYYWTFGCYIAYYVNHPLYTPVSEQQMKIGFGFGILCQIANFYCHILLSNLRSPNGSGGYQIPRGFLFNIVTCANYTTEIYQWVGFNIATQTVAGYIFAIVAASIMTNWALAKHRRLKKLFDGKEGRPKYPRRWVILPPFL; encoded by the exons ATGAAGGTGACCGTCGTTTCTCGTAGCGGTAAAGAAGTCATCAAGGGTGGCCTTGAGCTCAACGATTCC GCCACGGTAGCTGATCTGCAGGAGGCTATCTATCGGAGAA CCAAAAAGTTCTATCCTGCAAGACAGCGACTGACCCTCCCCATCCAGCCGGGTTCCAAGGAGAGGCCTACCGTCCTTCAGTACAAGAAAAGTCTCAAAGATTACTCTGGTGGAAACTCGGACAACTTAACAGTAGTGTTCAAGGACCTCGGCCCACAAGTTTCCTATCGcacacttttcttttttgagtaTTTGGGTCCTTTGATCCTCTACCCTGTCTTTTACTTCTTTCCCGTGTACCAGTACTTTGGGTACAAAGGAGAGCGCATCATCCACCCAGTCCAGACATATGCTTTGTTCTATTGGTGTTTCCACTACTTCAAACGTATTATGGAAACATTTTTTGTGCATCGATTTAGCCATGCAACCTCACCACTCTCCAATGTGTTCCGCAATTGTGCATACTATTGGACCTTTGGCTGTTATATAGCTTACTATGTGAATCACCCACTTTACACCCCTGTTAGTGAACAGCAAATGAAGATTGGCTTTGGGTTTGGGATACTTTGTCAAATAGCAAACTTCTATTGCCATATCTTGCTAAGCAATCTGCGCAGCCCTAATGGGAGTGGAGGGTATCAAATTCCACGTGgatttttgtttaatattgTGACATGTGCAAATTACACAACAGAGATCTATCAATGGGTAGGTTTCAACATTGCAACACAAACAGTTGCAGGTTATATCTTTGCCATAGTTGCTGCTTCTATCATGACCAACTGGGCCCTTGCAAAGCACCGCCGACTCAAAAAG CTATTTGATGGAAAGGAAGGAAGACCCAAGTATCCACGCCGATGGGTGATTTTACCGCCATTCCTATAG